Proteins from a single region of Eublepharis macularius isolate TG4126 chromosome 9, MPM_Emac_v1.0, whole genome shotgun sequence:
- the E2F7 gene encoding transcription factor E2F7 encodes MWGAPFPSVEPRCASDATVALEAPKRRCPFEKAGKRMEANCLTLKDLISPRHTKMNFTDEDGENAQKENIFDRPRMTPKTPMKNEPIDLSKQKSCTPERNPITPVKLSDRPLTDPWTPTANLKMLISAASPDMRDREKKKELFRPIENSDICDAFPDSLQCDNVDDGTSDDYEKQRPSRKQKSLGLLCQKFLARYPLSAEKTTISLDEVASSLGVERRRIYDIVNVLESLHLVSRVAKNQYCWHGRHSLSQTLKNLQEIGELQKYEELMAYFQHKEIDLECRFGEHKRETFIDFQDRQLLDFSETDCPSASANSRKDKSLRIMSQKFVMLFLVSKTKIVTLDIAAKILIEESQDTADHSKFKTKVRRLYDIANVLTSLGLIKKVHVTEERGRKPAFKWIGPVEFGGDCGDIKVDNSTCAALKDVKGGIRVPHQACINGKERFSRHASFNTTQPSKVVKRKVSSEPSSPHRGRQEDCCSKMINLASVCCQKMEDDKSKTFVTERTKNLSIISPVPVLALPGDSDYCLKAFPQLSTTACSDMLHISLPNGMNNQLPPLSGPSASKTETGKSTVLSSQSLVYLQSPSIYMLCGNLQESLLTMEDKGIIGFQGQTSPHLPETAEYPLDCRKRNSQSCASPTAPPTAKRQNTEQNDGPISLVLSKPSKPVDPEASADHNCNSTDELKPFQIELGTPIVKTSINEATKPLETQEQEKLYRSKVLKENMNENEQASQEDGKHSFLPQYLYVQPTTGLNSFNFLFPANQSPDPVNLPSSHLPSLSVPCVVVPSPALASFPLICSPAVTSQLSSTPSGSFPNVTCMNFSMPGLTSTAPVFIGAPAVITPNSSQLSSLDSHQQIHSAVHLSPVLGSACGSVKADSSACMGHPLTLLKLQQPSSAPLTPKNIRPIHQETFFKTPGSLEDPFAWRKNEGNQSRTASSVQRRLEISSSSSD; translated from the exons ATGTGGGGCGCCCCTTTCCCCTCCGTAGAACCTCGATGCGCCTCAGACGCGACCGTGGCTTTGGAGGCGCCGAAGCGAAGGTGCCCCTTTGAGAAGGCGGGGAAGAGA ATGGAAGCAAATTGCTTAACACTGAAAGACTTGATTAGTCCAAGACACACAAAGATGAATTTTACAGATGAAGATGGGGAAAATGCACAAAAG GAAAACATATTTGATCGACCTAGAATGACTCCAAAGACACCAATGAAAAATGAACCCATTGATTTATCAAAGCAAAAAAGCTGTACCCCAGAGAGAAATCCAATTACACCTGTTAAGCTGAGTGATAGGCCCCTGACAGACCCGTGGACGCCCACAGCTAACCTAAAGATGCTTATTAGTGCTGCTAGCCCTGACATGCGGGatagggaaaagaagaaagagCTTTTCAGACCTATTGAGAACAGTGACATTTGTGATGCCTTTCCTGATTCCTTGCAG TGTGATAATGTAGATGATGGAACGTCAGATGACTATGAAAAGCAGAGACCCAGCAGAAAGCAGAAAAGCTTAGGGCTGTTGTGCCAAAAATTTTTAGCTCGTTACCCTCTGTCAGCAGAAAAAACAACGATTTCTTTGGATGAAGTGGCTTCCAGTCTTG GAGTTGAACGCAGGCGAATTTATGACATAGTGAATGTCCTGGAGTCCCTTCATCTTGTTAGCCGAGTGGCTAAGAATCAGTACTGTTGGCACGGTCGGCACAGCCTGAGTCAGACTCTGAAAAACCTCCAAGAAATAGGAGAGCTGCAAAAATATGAAGAGCTGATGGCTTATTTCCAGCATAAAGAAATAGACCTTGAGTGTAGATTTGGAGAACACAAAAGAGAGACCTTTATAGATTTCCAAGACAGACAGTTGCTTGACTTCTCAGAGACAGACTGTCCATCTG CATCTGCAAACAGCAGAAAGGACAAGTCGTTGAGGATTATGAGCCAAAAATTTGTCATGCTGTTCCTTGTCTCCAAGACCAAGATAGTCACTCTCGACATAGCAGCAAAAATATTGATAGAAGAAAGCCAGGATACTGCAGATCACAGCAAATTTAAAA CAAAGGTACGAAGACTGTATGATATTGCCAATGTCTTGACAAGCCTGGGGCTCATAAAGAAAGTTCATGTAACAGAAGAGAGAGGTCGCAAGCCAGCTTTCAAGTGGATTGGGCCTGTGGAATTCGGTGGTGATTGTG GTGATATAAAGGTGGATAATTCAACCTGTGCTGCTTTAAAAGACGTGAAAGGGGGGATCCGTGTTCCACACCAAGCTTGTATTAATGGGAAAGAGCGTTTCTCACGGCATGCTTCTTTTAACACCACTCAGCCTTCCAAAGTGGTCAAGAGGAAGGTCAGCTCTGAACCCAGCAGTCCACACAGGGGAAGGCAAG AAGACTGCTGCTCCAAAATGATAAATCTGGCATCAGTTTGCTGCCAGAAGATGGAAGATGATAAAAG TAAAACTTTTGTCACTGAAAGAACAAAAAACCTCAGCATAATTTCTCCCGTCCCTGTTCTTGCGCTTCCTGGAGACTCAGACTACTGTCTCAAAGCCTTCCCTCAGTTATCGACGACTGCCTGCTCAGACATGCTACATATCTCTCTACCAAATGGAATGAACAATCAACTCCCACCATTGTCTGGTCCATCCGCTTCCAAAACTGAGACGGGGAAATCCACTGTACTCTCTAGTCAATCTCTTGTTTATTTGCAGTCTCCCTCTATATATATGCTGTGTGGGAATCTTCAGGAAAGTCTTCTAACTATGGAGGATAAGGGTATTATAGGCTTCCAAGGCCAGACTTCACCCCACCTACCAGAAACTGCTGAATATCCCCTTGACTGTCGTAAGCGGAATTCTCAGAGTTGTGCTTCCCCCACTGCACCGCCTACTGCTAAAAGACAAAACACGGAGCAGAATGACGGTCCCATTTCATTGGTGCTGTCTAAG ccttCTAAGCCAGTGGACCCAGAAGCTTCTGCAGATCATAACTGCAATTCCACTGATGAATTAAAACCTTTCCAGATTGAATTGGGGACTCCTATTGTGAAAACTTCCATAAACGAGGCAACGAAACCCCTAGAAACTCAAGAGCAAGAAAAGCTATATAGGAGTAAAGTTCTCAAAGAAAACATGAATGAAAATGAACAGGCCTCTCAAGAAGATGGCAAGCACTCCTTCTTACCACAGTATCTTTATGTACAGCCTACAACAG GATTAAACAGTTTTAATTTCCTGTTTCCTGCCAACCAATCTCCTGATCCAGTCAACCTCCCTTCAAGTCATTTGCCTTCACTTAGCGTTCCCTGTGTGGTGGTCCCATCTCCTGCGCTGGCATCTTTCCCTCTTATCTGTTCTCCAGCCGTCACAAGTCAGCTTTCTTCTACTCCCTCTGGCTCTTTCCCAAATGTCACATGTATGAATTTCAGCATGCCTGGCCTGACCTCTACAGCACCTGTGTTCATTGGGGCTCCAGCCGTTATTACTCCAAACTCATCACAGCTATCATCACTGGACTCACACCAGCAGATACATTCAGCCGTGCATCTGAGCCCTGTGCTAGGTTCTGCCTGTGGCTCTGTTAAAGCAGACTCCTCAGCTTGTATGGGCCACCCGCTCACCCTTCTCAAATTGCAGCAG CCTTCTTCAGCCCCCCTGACTCCTAAGAACATTCGTCCCATACACCAAGAAACATTTTTCAAGACACCTGGCAGCCTTGAAGATCCTTTTGCATGGCGAAAAAATGAAGGCAACCAGAGCAGAACCGCCAGTTCTGTACAAAGAAGATTAGAAATCTCCAGCAGCAGCTCTGACTAA